In Streptococcus mitis, the DNA window TAGTTACTATGTAACCAACTCGACAAATACCACCCTATCTTATAAAGATAAAAAGGTTGAGCGCGCTAGCTTGACAGGTGGAAATATTACTTATATGAATGCGGTTGAAAATGAAATTGTTGCAGGTCGTAGTCTTATAGCTCAGGATTATAAAGATGTGGCCAGTGTCATTTTGCTAGACCAGGAACTTGCTAACAGTCTGTTTGGATCTGCTCAAGAAGCTGTTAACAAGATTATAGATGTTGGTGGCTTTAGCTATCGTGTTATTGGTGTTTATACTAGCGATGAGGCCAAGGCTGTCAAGACATTTGGTATTGGTGGACTTCCCATTACGACTAATATTTCTCTTGCCAATAACTTCAATATGGATGAAATTTCTGATATTGTTTTCCGAGTTAATGATACCAGTTTGACACCAACTGTAGGACCAGAATTAGCTAGAAAAATGACTGAAATTGCTAGTCTTCAACAAGGAGAGTATCAGGTGGCAGATGCGACTGCAGCCTTCCAAGAAGTACAACAACTTTTTGGATTTATAACTACGATTATTAGTGCCATCGCAGGAATTTCTCTCTTTGTTGGAGGGACTGGTGTTATGAACATTATGCTTGTTTCGGTGACGGAGCGTACGCGTGAGATTGGCCTCCGTAAGGCTTTGGGTGCAACACGTGCTAATATTTTAATTC includes these proteins:
- a CDS encoding ABC transporter permease; this translates as MQNLKFAFSSIMAHKMRSFLTMIGIIIGVSSVVVIMALGDSMSRQINKNMTKSQKNIHVFFSPIKSKDGSFTQKQSALTVSGKEEEVHVEPPKPQEAWVKEAAKLKGVDSYYVTNSTNTTLSYKDKKVERASLTGGNITYMNAVENEIVAGRSLIAQDYKDVASVILLDQELANSLFGSAQEAVNKIIDVGGFSYRVIGVYTSDEAKAVKTFGIGGLPITTNISLANNFNMDEISDIVFRVNDTSLTPTVGPELARKMTEIASLQQGEYQVADATAAFQEVQQLFGFITTIISAIAGISLFVGGTGVMNIMLVSVTERTREIGLRKALGATRANILIQFLIESMILTLLGGVIGLTIATGLTAIAGLLLQGLIAGIEVGVSIPVALFSLAVSASVGMIFGVLPANKASKLDPIEALRYE